The proteins below are encoded in one region of Ammospiza nelsoni isolate bAmmNel1 chromosome 23, bAmmNel1.pri, whole genome shotgun sequence:
- the RPL10A gene encoding large ribosomal subunit protein uL1, producing MSSKVSRDTLYEAVKEVLHGSRAKKRKFVETVELQISLKNYDPQKDKRFSGTVRLKSTPRPKFSVCLLGDQQHCDEAKAVDIPHMDIEALKKLNKNKKLVKKLAKKYDAFLASESLIKQIPRILGPGLNKAGKFPSLLTHNENLVAKVDEVKSTIKFQMKKVLCLAVAVGHVKMTEDELVYNIHLAINFLVSLLKKNWQNVRALYIKSTMGKPQRLY from the exons atgaG CAGCAAAGTGTCCCGGGACACCCTGTACGAGGCGGTGAAGGAGGTGCTGCACGGCAGCCGTGCCAAGAAGCGCAA GTTCGTGGAGACGGTGGAGCTGCAGATCAGCCTCAAGAACTATGACCCGCAGAAGGACAAGCGCTTCTCCGGGACCGTCAG gttgAAGTCGACGCCGCGGCCTAAATTCTCGGTGTGTCTGCTGGGGGATCAGCAGCACTGCGATGAGGCCAAAGCAGTTGACATCCCTCACATGGACATAGAAGCTCTGAAGAAGCTCAACAAAAACAAGAAGCTGGTGAAGAAGCTGG CTAAGAAGTACGACGCCTTCCTGGCCTCTGAGTCCTTGATCAAGCAAATCCCTCGAATCCTGGGCCCGGGCCTGAACAAAGCTGGGaaattcccttccctgctcaccCACAACGAGAACCTGGTGGCCAAGGTGGATGAGGTCAAATCCACCATCAAGTTCCAGATGAAGAAG gtgctctgtCTGGCTGTGGCCGTGGGTCACGTGAAGATGACAGAGGACGAGCTGGTCTACAACATCCACCTGGCCATCAACttcctggtgtccctgctgaAGAAGAACTGGCAGAACGTGCGAGCTCTGTACATCAAGAGCACCATGGGGAAACCCCAGCGCCTCTACTaa